The Streptomyces sp. NL15-2K genome contains a region encoding:
- a CDS encoding carboxylesterase family protein, whose translation MDCLDAADEPVIVHAPAGTIVGRRSRQVRRFLGIPFAEPPTGARRFAAPVRRGRFTEPYDASRHGPTSQRVPLFATTTVPEPSVPGEDVLNLGVVAPAADDDREPAPVIVWIHGGGFLAGSPASPWYDGRAFARDGVICVTVGYRLGVDGFAVLDDVLTNLGLRDLLLALDWVRENIAAFGGDPDRVTVAGQSAGGAAVLALLSSPAGDGRFQRAVSLSGGFFEAGAVRDFLGRLGDRLGVPATRAGFGGRTVEDVQRAVLDLRDERGDVGPVLRPFVGDDILPVPVAEGLALHGPDVPLLLGATEDEFDSGPTEAGARAAGTRLTDTLFRAACPRAAAARRGASAGTWLYSFAWPSPVLGGAAHCVDIPYFFDVLDAPGVAEALGPHPPQELATAMHADLVAFLHGEEPAWARATGTLGDPAREYGRTGAALAADTTGVFDPVVRPVSEEAGAC comes from the coding sequence ATGGACTGCCTCGACGCGGCGGACGAGCCGGTCATCGTGCACGCTCCCGCCGGCACGATCGTCGGCCGTCGCAGCCGTCAGGTACGGCGCTTCCTGGGCATCCCCTTCGCCGAACCGCCCACGGGGGCACGCCGGTTCGCCGCTCCCGTCCGACGCGGCAGGTTCACCGAGCCGTACGACGCGTCCCGGCACGGCCCCACCTCCCAGCGCGTGCCGCTGTTCGCCACGACCACCGTGCCGGAGCCGTCGGTGCCCGGCGAGGACGTGCTGAACCTCGGCGTCGTCGCCCCGGCCGCGGACGACGACCGCGAGCCCGCGCCGGTCATTGTGTGGATCCATGGTGGAGGCTTCCTGGCAGGCAGCCCGGCGAGCCCTTGGTACGACGGCCGCGCCTTCGCCCGCGACGGCGTCATATGCGTCACCGTCGGCTACCGGCTCGGCGTCGACGGATTCGCCGTACTGGACGACGTACTCACCAACCTCGGCCTGCGGGACCTGCTGCTCGCTCTCGACTGGGTGCGGGAGAACATCGCCGCCTTCGGCGGGGACCCGGACCGGGTCACCGTCGCCGGGCAGTCGGCCGGGGGAGCGGCGGTGCTCGCGCTGCTCTCGTCACCCGCCGGCGACGGCCGCTTCCAGCGGGCGGTCAGCCTGTCCGGCGGATTCTTCGAAGCGGGCGCGGTACGCGACTTCCTCGGGCGACTCGGGGACCGGCTCGGCGTTCCGGCGACGCGTGCCGGATTCGGCGGACGGACCGTGGAGGACGTCCAGCGGGCCGTCCTCGACCTGCGCGATGAAAGAGGCGACGTCGGGCCCGTGCTGCGCCCGTTCGTCGGCGACGACATCCTGCCGGTGCCGGTCGCCGAAGGACTCGCCCTGCACGGGCCCGACGTACCCCTGCTGCTGGGCGCGACGGAGGACGAGTTCGACAGCGGTCCTACGGAAGCCGGCGCCCGCGCGGCAGGCACCCGCCTCACCGACACCCTCTTCCGCGCCGCCTGCCCGCGCGCCGCGGCCGCCCGTCGCGGCGCCAGCGCCGGTACCTGGCTGTACTCCTTCGCATGGCCCTCGCCCGTGCTGGGCGGCGCCGCGCACTGCGTCGACATCCCGTACTTCTTCGACGTACTCGACGCACCGGGAGTCGCCGAGGCCCTCGGCCCCCATCCGCCCCAGGAACTGGCCACCGCGATGCACGCCGACCTGGTCGCGTTCCTCCATGGCGAGGAACCGGCCTGGGCGCGGGCCACCGGGACGCTCGGCGATCCGGCGCGCGAGTACGGCCGTACCGGTGCGGCGCTCGCGGCCGACACCACGGGCGTGTTCGACCCCGTCGTACGACCGGTGTCCGAGGAGGCGGGGGCGTGCTGA
- a CDS encoding GMC oxidoreductase, with product MTDTPRTDVLIVGSGIMGSVVARQLRAGDPALRITMVDGGSAIGEAPGLHLHDLDDPDLWARYNEQVATGIQGMYTGAEVVREVAGSLTDLPPGMFHALAFGEDAEAMPATALAWNAGGMGVHWTAATPWPAGDEVFDFGDPAGWEADLDTARRLLAVTPAAIGPTEVGSLVLDVLRRRFDGAGPHDRRPQPMPMAVTPTASGPMPRTAPGTIFPALATGGDPAFTLATGTLATSLLVSGDRVTGARLRRVADGAESELHADTVVVCADALRTPQLLFASGIRPPALGRHLNEHAFITARVLLDLDRFGIDLDTLPLQRPGEFSTDSLWLPQNGAAQPFHGQIMNRTYVDEGGRPLAHSVGLSLYAPVESRPENRLVFSETETDLAGMPRITVEFGHSDADRALIDRALAEVRSMAEEFGPFDPATESALLPPGSSLHQTGTVRSGTADDGTSVCDPDGRVWGYDNLYLAGNGVIPTAMAANVTLTGAVTAIRAARAVAVRNTALAAH from the coding sequence TTGACCGACACCCCCCGCACCGACGTCCTCATCGTGGGCAGCGGCATCATGGGATCCGTCGTGGCCCGACAGCTGCGCGCCGGCGATCCGGCGCTGCGCATCACCATGGTGGACGGCGGCAGCGCGATCGGCGAGGCTCCCGGTCTGCACCTGCACGACCTCGACGACCCGGACCTGTGGGCGCGCTACAACGAACAGGTCGCCACCGGCATCCAGGGCATGTACACCGGCGCCGAGGTGGTCCGCGAGGTCGCGGGCAGCCTCACCGACCTGCCGCCCGGCATGTTCCACGCCCTGGCCTTCGGGGAGGACGCCGAGGCGATGCCCGCGACGGCGCTGGCGTGGAACGCGGGCGGCATGGGCGTCCACTGGACCGCCGCGACACCCTGGCCCGCCGGGGACGAGGTGTTCGACTTCGGGGACCCGGCCGGCTGGGAGGCGGACCTCGACACCGCGCGCCGCCTGCTCGCCGTCACACCCGCCGCGATCGGCCCGACCGAGGTCGGGAGTCTGGTCCTCGACGTCCTGCGCCGACGCTTCGACGGCGCAGGGCCGCACGACCGGCGGCCGCAGCCGATGCCCATGGCCGTCACCCCGACTGCCTCGGGCCCCATGCCCCGCACAGCTCCCGGGACGATCTTCCCCGCCCTCGCGACCGGCGGCGACCCGGCGTTCACCCTGGCGACGGGCACGCTCGCGACCTCGCTCCTCGTCTCCGGCGACCGCGTCACCGGCGCCCGGCTGCGCCGCGTCGCCGACGGCGCCGAGTCCGAACTCCACGCCGACACCGTGGTGGTGTGCGCCGACGCACTGCGCACCCCGCAGCTGCTGTTCGCCTCGGGCATACGACCCCCCGCGCTGGGCCGCCACCTCAACGAGCACGCGTTCATCACCGCCCGGGTCCTGCTCGACCTCGACCGGTTCGGCATCGACCTCGACACCCTGCCCCTGCAACGCCCCGGCGAGTTCAGCACGGACTCGCTCTGGCTGCCGCAGAACGGGGCGGCCCAGCCGTTCCACGGCCAGATCATGAACCGCACGTACGTCGACGAAGGCGGCCGCCCCCTCGCCCACTCCGTGGGCCTGTCGCTGTACGCCCCCGTCGAGTCCCGCCCCGAGAACCGGCTCGTGTTCTCCGAGACCGAGACCGACCTCGCCGGGATGCCCCGGATCACCGTCGAGTTCGGCCACTCCGACGCCGACCGCGCGCTGATCGACCGGGCCCTCGCCGAAGTCCGGTCGATGGCCGAGGAGTTCGGCCCGTTCGACCCCGCGACCGAGAGCGCCCTGCTCCCGCCCGGTTCCTCACTGCACCAGACCGGCACCGTCCGCTCCGGCACCGCCGACGACGGCACCAGCGTGTGCGACCCGGACGGCAGGGTGTGGGGCTACGACAACCTGTACCTCGCCGGCAACGGCGTGATCCCCACCGCGATGGCCGCCAACGTCACCCTGACCGGCGCGGTGACCGCCATCCGGGCCGCCCGGGCCGTCGCCGTACGCAACACCGCGCTCGCCGCCCACTGA
- a CDS encoding MFS transporter, which yields MVAIMTETHTSPSTPTKRPVRQLLAASVGNAVEWYDWYAYTFLATYIAAEVFPKSADNSLVPLLSTFAVFAVGFFMRPVGGLLMGAIADRHGRRSALTVTILLMGGSSLLVGLTPTYAAVGVLAPVVLVAARLLQGLSVGGEFAASTTFLVESAGPGRRGLFSSFQYVSTTAGQLVASGIATLLVDTLSDGQMNGWGWRIPFVLGAVLSLVGFWIRQGAQETRSEEQRQAPRPGLLEALRRHPRESLLICGITAGGTIAYYTWTSYLPTYAELNTNIDKSDALLAGTLSLAFFGLLQPLGGLLSDRFGRRPLLLFFGLGFALLSVPLLHALNDSFAVLLLVQCAGMVLLTGFTSISAAVNAEVFPPRVRAAGIGFPYSLTVALFGGTAPYVGTLFKELGHTGLFPWYVAVLCLLSSLVYLRLPETAHTELRR from the coding sequence ATGGTCGCGATCATGACAGAGACGCACACGTCACCGTCCACCCCGACGAAACGGCCCGTACGACAGCTCCTCGCCGCCTCCGTGGGCAATGCCGTGGAGTGGTACGACTGGTACGCCTACACGTTTCTGGCCACCTACATCGCCGCCGAGGTCTTCCCCAAGAGCGCGGACAACTCGCTGGTGCCGCTGCTGTCGACGTTCGCGGTGTTCGCGGTGGGCTTCTTCATGCGGCCGGTGGGCGGGCTGCTCATGGGCGCGATCGCGGACCGGCACGGCCGGCGGTCCGCGCTGACGGTCACCATCCTGTTGATGGGCGGCAGCAGCCTGCTGGTCGGGCTGACACCGACGTACGCGGCGGTCGGCGTCCTCGCCCCGGTCGTCCTCGTCGCGGCCCGGCTGCTGCAAGGTCTGTCGGTGGGCGGCGAGTTCGCGGCCTCCACGACCTTCCTGGTGGAGTCGGCGGGGCCGGGCCGGCGCGGGCTGTTCTCCAGCTTCCAGTACGTGTCGACGACCGCCGGGCAGCTGGTCGCGTCCGGCATCGCCACGCTGCTCGTGGACACGCTCAGCGACGGGCAGATGAACGGCTGGGGGTGGCGGATCCCCTTCGTCCTCGGAGCAGTACTCAGCCTGGTCGGGTTCTGGATCCGGCAGGGAGCACAGGAGACACGGAGCGAGGAGCAGCGACAGGCGCCGCGCCCCGGCCTGTTGGAGGCCCTGCGCCGCCACCCGCGCGAATCCCTCCTGATCTGCGGCATCACGGCGGGCGGCACGATCGCGTACTACACCTGGACGTCGTACCTGCCGACGTACGCCGAACTCAACACGAACATCGACAAGTCGGACGCCCTGCTCGCGGGCACGCTCTCGCTGGCCTTCTTCGGCCTGCTCCAGCCGCTCGGCGGACTCCTGTCCGACCGCTTCGGCCGCCGTCCCCTGCTGCTCTTCTTCGGCCTGGGCTTCGCCCTGCTCAGCGTGCCGCTGCTGCACGCCCTGAACGACTCGTTCGCGGTGCTGCTGCTCGTGCAGTGCGCGGGCATGGTGCTGCTGACCGGATTCACCTCGATCAGCGCGGCGGTCAACGCCGAGGTGTTCCCGCCCCGGGTGCGGGCGGCCGGTATCGGGTTTCCCTACTCGCTGACGGTGGCGTTGTTCGGTGGGACGGCACCGTATGTGGGCACGCTCTTCAAGGAGTTGGGGCACACCGGGCTCTTCCCCTGGTACGTCGCCGTCCTCTGCCTGCTGTCGTCGCTCGTGTACCTGCGACTGCCGGAGACCGCCCATACGGAGCTACGGCGCTGA
- a CDS encoding ROK family protein codes for MLMPGMNQSAVRRVNTSVILRALAVSAGPTTLTALAEQARLSRRTIELILDSLVEAGWVAELDRLPISGSAGRPARRYELRAEHALLAAVYITTSDVSAVVADVRGRILGRAHGPLRAYQDPRVTLDDAAALVLRALDDAGGSADRLRAGAVAGGGAIDDDGVVRRLVHTTRWEGVHLPDELNRRIPMPWFADNDTNLGALAERWRGVADDHDNVVWAILGNRTGLGILIRGAVHRGLDGGAGEIVEARSIPTGSVENHPVAWLTSPEPAQRAVALARCEAARAGEAAALAEVDEFVENIASILTLLSWTVAPSLIVLGGGLEDAADVLLPRVREAMRDARTPEVELRATGLGRDAALIGAVKLALDRMDTELFGPLVPRA; via the coding sequence GTGCTGATGCCGGGGATGAACCAGAGCGCCGTCCGACGCGTCAACACCTCGGTCATCCTGCGCGCGCTGGCGGTGTCGGCCGGGCCGACGACGCTCACCGCGCTCGCCGAACAGGCCCGCCTCTCCCGCCGCACCATCGAGCTCATCCTGGACTCGCTCGTCGAGGCCGGCTGGGTGGCGGAGCTGGACCGGCTGCCGATCAGCGGCTCCGCGGGGCGCCCCGCTCGACGCTACGAACTGCGCGCCGAACATGCCCTGTTGGCGGCCGTGTACATCACCACCTCGGACGTGTCCGCGGTCGTCGCCGACGTACGCGGCCGCATCCTCGGCCGGGCGCACGGACCGTTGCGCGCCTACCAGGACCCGCGGGTCACGCTCGACGACGCCGCGGCGCTGGTCCTTCGGGCGCTCGACGACGCGGGCGGGTCGGCGGACCGGCTGCGCGCCGGTGCGGTCGCGGGTGGCGGCGCGATCGACGACGACGGCGTCGTACGGCGTCTGGTGCACACGACACGCTGGGAGGGCGTGCACCTGCCCGACGAGCTCAACCGGCGCATCCCGATGCCCTGGTTCGCGGACAACGACACCAACCTCGGGGCGCTCGCGGAGCGTTGGCGGGGCGTGGCCGACGACCACGACAACGTCGTATGGGCGATCCTCGGCAACCGCACCGGTCTCGGCATCCTCATACGGGGCGCCGTGCACCGCGGACTCGACGGCGGCGCGGGCGAGATCGTCGAGGCCCGGTCGATACCGACCGGCTCGGTCGAGAACCACCCGGTGGCCTGGCTGACCTCACCGGAACCGGCCCAGCGGGCGGTCGCCCTCGCCCGCTGCGAGGCCGCCCGGGCGGGCGAGGCGGCAGCGCTGGCGGAGGTCGACGAGTTCGTGGAGAACATCGCGTCGATCCTCACCCTCCTGTCGTGGACGGTCGCCCCCTCCCTCATCGTGCTCGGCGGCGGCCTGGAGGACGCGGCCGACGTGCTGCTGCCCCGGGTGCGGGAGGCGATGCGCGACGCCCGCACCCCCGAGGTGGAGCTCCGCGCCACCGGCCTGGGCCGCGACGCGGCCCTCATCGGCGCCGTGAAACTGGCCCTCGACCGCATGGACACCGAGCTGTTCGGCCCGCTCGTCCCGCGCGCATGA
- a CDS encoding phosphatase PAP2 family protein, protein MNARTEPAAATPGATARPPLVRELLLVAGLFLVYKFGRQLATGHTAEALRNGHRVWDLERAVDLPGEGSVQSLLLHGDTLAHVANTYYATVHFPATAAFLIWLYLRRPAHYVWARRVLAALTAAALVLHLLFPLAPPRMLAATGLVDTARVYGPSVYGPPQTDQLSNQFAAMPSLHFGWALMLAIGLIVATRSRARWLWLLHPLLTLLVIVGTANHFWLDAIAAGALLGLALAVIHLPHRTATTAGQVREKFVPATPAEENVLVGAGR, encoded by the coding sequence ATGAATGCCCGCACCGAGCCTGCCGCAGCGACGCCGGGCGCCACGGCCCGGCCGCCGCTCGTCCGTGAACTCCTGCTCGTCGCAGGGCTCTTCCTCGTCTACAAGTTCGGCCGGCAGCTGGCGACGGGCCACACCGCCGAGGCCCTCCGCAACGGGCACCGCGTGTGGGACCTGGAACGGGCCGTCGACCTGCCCGGCGAAGGCTCGGTGCAATCCCTGCTGCTGCACGGCGACACGCTGGCGCACGTCGCGAACACCTACTACGCGACCGTCCACTTCCCGGCGACCGCGGCCTTCCTGATCTGGCTCTACCTGCGGCGCCCGGCGCACTACGTGTGGGCCCGCCGGGTGCTCGCCGCGCTCACCGCCGCCGCTTTGGTGCTGCACCTGCTGTTCCCGCTCGCCCCGCCGCGGATGCTCGCCGCGACCGGCCTGGTGGACACCGCGCGGGTGTACGGCCCGTCCGTGTACGGCCCGCCGCAGACGGACCAGTTGTCGAACCAGTTCGCCGCCATGCCCTCGCTGCACTTCGGCTGGGCGCTGATGCTGGCGATCGGCCTGATCGTCGCCACCCGGTCCCGCGCGCGCTGGCTGTGGCTGCTGCATCCGCTGCTGACCCTGCTGGTGATCGTCGGAACGGCGAACCACTTCTGGCTCGACGCGATCGCGGCCGGCGCCCTGCTCGGCCTCGCGCTCGCGGTGATCCACCTGCCGCACCGGACGGCGACCACGGCGGGACAGGTGCGGGAGAAGTTCGTACCGGCCACACCGGCTGAAGAAAACGTCCTGGTCGGAGCAGGCCGATGA
- a CDS encoding nucleoside deaminase: protein MIDIVKQYHVALPAWIDDELADVPAVLPGRDDRMRLVHRLADRNWREGDGGPFAALVAERDTGRIVSVGVNVVLASGVSSAHAEVVALGLAQTATGGWDLGGDGLPAHELVVNWRPCIQCYGATMWSGVRGLVVAGEGPELEEITTFDEGPLGADWAEQFEARGIDVVRDVLREEALTVFRDYREAVDTADGIVVYNARGGAA, encoded by the coding sequence GTGATCGACATCGTCAAGCAGTACCACGTGGCCCTGCCGGCCTGGATCGACGACGAACTGGCCGACGTGCCCGCCGTCCTCCCCGGCCGCGACGACCGCATGCGCCTGGTGCACCGCCTCGCCGACCGCAACTGGCGCGAGGGCGACGGCGGCCCGTTCGCGGCCCTCGTCGCCGAGCGGGACACCGGCCGGATCGTCTCGGTCGGTGTGAACGTCGTCCTCGCCTCCGGCGTCTCCAGCGCCCACGCCGAGGTCGTCGCGCTCGGCCTCGCCCAGACGGCGACCGGCGGCTGGGACCTCGGCGGCGACGGGCTGCCCGCGCACGAACTCGTAGTGAACTGGCGCCCCTGCATCCAGTGCTACGGCGCCACCATGTGGTCCGGCGTGCGCGGACTCGTGGTCGCCGGCGAGGGCCCGGAACTGGAGGAGATCACCACGTTCGACGAGGGCCCGCTCGGCGCGGACTGGGCCGAGCAGTTCGAGGCCCGGGGGATCGACGTCGTACGGGACGTGCTGCGGGAAGAGGCGCTCACCGTGTTCCGCGACTACCGCGAGGCCGTCGACACCGCCGACGGCATCGTCGTCTACAACGCCCGCGGAGGTGCCGCATGA
- a CDS encoding sugar phosphate isomerase/epimerase, with protein MTPRFATDIVTFYHPDFWGLHSADAVRDWASAHPESFWARVMDALADAGVTGLELTFAPGDIDSALRAFGSAPAFRRELAARGLSVVSAFIAGGDAPDWRQGENLPAIVADAERRAAFLADVGAELLVASLPMRTTYGTRPPFFVDAAYMTRMADIAHVVGEAVARHGVKLAFHTESNSTLWYERDIDLFMALTDPRYVWLCPDSCHIALGGGDPVAVARRHTPRIALAHWKDAVKPIDVELTIDETVFAQQQPYMTELGTGIVDWRGWADAMSRTPGAATVLIELDEAADPVAALRAGKAVAREWTSAP; from the coding sequence ATGACGCCGCGTTTCGCGACCGACATCGTCACCTTCTACCACCCGGACTTCTGGGGACTCCACTCCGCGGACGCCGTGCGGGACTGGGCCTCGGCGCACCCGGAGTCCTTCTGGGCCCGGGTCATGGACGCACTGGCCGATGCCGGTGTCACCGGCCTCGAGCTGACCTTCGCCCCCGGCGACATCGACTCCGCCCTGCGCGCCTTCGGCAGCGCACCCGCGTTCCGCCGGGAACTCGCGGCCCGGGGCCTGTCCGTCGTGAGCGCCTTCATCGCCGGCGGCGACGCCCCCGACTGGCGGCAAGGCGAGAACCTGCCCGCGATCGTCGCCGACGCCGAACGCCGCGCCGCCTTCCTCGCCGACGTCGGGGCGGAACTCCTCGTCGCCTCACTGCCCATGCGGACCACCTACGGAACCCGGCCGCCCTTCTTCGTCGACGCCGCGTACATGACCCGCATGGCCGACATCGCCCACGTGGTCGGCGAGGCCGTCGCCCGGCACGGGGTGAAGCTCGCCTTCCACACCGAGTCCAACAGCACTCTGTGGTACGAGCGGGACATCGACCTGTTCATGGCCCTGACCGACCCGCGCTACGTGTGGCTGTGCCCCGACTCCTGCCACATCGCCCTCGGCGGAGGCGACCCCGTCGCCGTCGCGCGCCGCCACACCCCGCGCATCGCCCTCGCGCACTGGAAGGACGCGGTCAAGCCCATCGACGTGGAACTCACCATCGACGAGACGGTCTTCGCCCAGCAGCAGCCCTACATGACCGAACTGGGCACGGGCATCGTGGACTGGCGAGGCTGGGCCGACGCGATGTCCCGCACGCCCGGCGCCGCCACCGTACTCATCGAACTGGACGAGGCGGCCGACCCCGTGGCCGCACTCCGGGCGGGAAAGGCCGTGGCGCGGGAGTGGACCTCAGCGCCGTAG
- a CDS encoding phospholipase C, phosphocholine-specific, translated as MPEVNRRRFLQIAGATTAFSALSASIERAAALPANHRTGSIEDVEHIVVLMQENRSFDHYFGKLRGVRGFGDPHPVTLASGKSVWHQSDGTKDLLPFHPTADDLGMQFLEGLPHSWPDGQQAYNEGKYDQWVPAKGTTTMAYLTREDIPFHYALADKFTICDAYHCSFIGSTDPNRYYMWSGYTGNDGTGGGPVLGNDELGYGWTTYPERLEQAGISWKIYQDIGDGLDAKGSWGWIEDAYRGNYGDNSLLYFDKYRDAEPGDPLYDKARTGTDVKNGDGYFDRLRADVQAGKLPQISWIASPEAFSEHSNWPSNYGAWYISQVLDALTSNPEVWAKTALFITYDENDGFFDHLVPPLPPESDARGKSTVDVGPDLFEGDKTHVAGFYGLGPRVPMLVVSPWSKGGFVCSETLDHTSILRFMERRFGVRESNISPWRRAICGDLTSAFDFSRKDTRPVALPGTDGYEPPDRERHPDYKPTPPAQGALPRQERGLRLARPLKYAPSVDGSVDAAAGKLTLTFASGAKAGAAFLVTSGSRTDGPWTYTTEAGKSISDTWNSAYSNGSYDLTVHGPNGFLRVFKGPNKTAGPEATARHTGDDIELTLTNKGSRTVRLKVTDGYGDPARTFTVRAGATVKHTVDLTASKRWYDLTVTSDADPAYLRRFAGHVENGRPGVSDPAVMTE; from the coding sequence ATGCCCGAAGTCAACCGGCGCAGATTCCTCCAGATCGCGGGCGCCACCACGGCGTTCTCCGCTCTGTCCGCCAGCATCGAGCGCGCCGCCGCACTCCCTGCCAACCACCGCACGGGTTCCATCGAGGACGTCGAGCACATCGTCGTCCTGATGCAGGAGAACCGTTCCTTCGACCACTACTTCGGCAAACTGAGGGGCGTTCGCGGCTTCGGTGACCCGCATCCGGTCACGCTCGCGAGCGGCAAGTCGGTGTGGCACCAGTCGGACGGCACCAAGGACCTGCTGCCCTTCCACCCGACCGCCGACGACCTCGGCATGCAGTTCCTCGAAGGCCTGCCGCACAGCTGGCCCGACGGCCAGCAGGCCTACAACGAGGGCAAGTACGACCAGTGGGTGCCCGCGAAGGGCACCACGACCATGGCGTACCTCACCCGTGAGGACATTCCCTTCCACTACGCGCTCGCCGACAAGTTCACGATCTGCGACGCGTACCACTGCTCCTTCATCGGCTCCACCGACCCCAACCGCTACTACATGTGGAGCGGTTACACGGGCAACGACGGCACCGGCGGCGGCCCCGTCCTCGGCAACGACGAGCTCGGCTACGGCTGGACGACCTACCCCGAGCGTCTGGAGCAGGCCGGGATCTCCTGGAAGATCTACCAGGACATCGGCGACGGCCTCGACGCGAAGGGTTCCTGGGGCTGGATCGAGGACGCCTACCGCGGCAACTACGGCGACAACTCGCTGCTCTACTTCGACAAGTACCGTGACGCCGAGCCCGGCGACCCGCTCTACGACAAGGCCCGCACCGGCACCGACGTCAAGAACGGCGACGGCTACTTCGACCGGCTCAGGGCGGACGTCCAGGCCGGCAAGCTGCCGCAGATCTCCTGGATCGCCTCCCCGGAGGCCTTCTCCGAGCACTCCAACTGGCCCTCGAACTACGGCGCCTGGTACATCTCCCAGGTCCTGGACGCGCTGACCTCGAACCCGGAGGTGTGGGCGAAGACGGCGCTGTTCATCACGTACGACGAGAACGACGGCTTCTTCGACCACCTGGTGCCGCCGCTCCCGCCGGAGTCCGACGCGCGGGGCAAGTCCACGGTCGATGTCGGCCCGGACCTCTTCGAGGGCGACAAGACCCATGTCGCCGGCTTCTACGGGCTCGGCCCGCGGGTGCCGATGCTCGTCGTCTCGCCCTGGAGCAAGGGCGGTTTCGTCTGCTCCGAGACGCTCGACCACACCTCGATCCTCCGTTTCATGGAGCGCCGCTTCGGCGTGCGCGAGTCGAACATCTCGCCCTGGCGGCGAGCCATCTGCGGCGACCTGACCTCGGCCTTCGACTTCTCCCGCAAGGACACCCGGCCGGTCGCGCTGCCCGGCACCGACGGCTACGAGCCCCCGGACCGCGAGCGCCACCCCGACTACAAGCCGACCCCGCCCGCCCAGGGAGCCCTGCCCCGGCAGGAGCGCGGCCTGCGCCTCGCCCGCCCGCTCAAGTACGCGCCGTCCGTGGACGGTTCGGTGGACGCGGCGGCCGGGAAGCTCACGCTCACCTTCGCCTCCGGCGCCAAGGCGGGTGCCGCCTTCCTGGTGACGTCCGGCAGCCGCACCGACGGCCCCTGGACGTACACGACCGAGGCCGGCAAGAGCATCTCGGACACGTGGAACTCCGCGTACTCGAACGGCTCGTACGACCTGACCGTGCACGGCCCGAACGGCTTCCTGCGCGTCTTCAAGGGCCCGAACAAGACCGCCGGACCAGAGGCCACCGCCCGCCACACCGGCGACGACATCGAGCTGACCCTCACCAACAAGGGCTCCCGCACGGTGCGGTTGAAGGTCACCGACGGATACGGCGACCCGGCCAGGACCTTCACCGTGCGCGCCGGCGCCACCGTGAAGCACACCGTCGACCTCACGGCGAGCAAGCGCTGGTACGACCTGACGGTCACCTCCGACGCCGACCCGGCCTACCTGCGGCGCTTCGCCGGGCACGTGGAGAACGGGCGTCCGGGGGTGAGCGACCCGGCGGTCATGACGGAGTAA
- a CDS encoding phospholipid scramblase-related protein: MTTQSNTPAGWYPDPHGAAQTLRYWDGAQWTEHTNPAQQADPAQQAQAAPRIPQQPAGPDPRVQRQVQQQAGVAGGGPGGGSLFTEPVLVVNQKAKLIELTNEYTVMDQNGNQLGSVVQVGQSALKKALRFVASIDQFMTHKLEIRDAYGQPVLVLTRPAKFLKSRVIVQRPDGSPVGEIVQQNMIGKINFAMNVNGQQVGAIKAENWRAWNFAIVDHAENEVARITKTWEGLAKTMFTTADNYVLQIHYQLTEPLLSLVVATALTVDTALKQDSRGLG; encoded by the coding sequence GTGACCACGCAATCGAACACACCCGCAGGCTGGTACCCGGATCCGCACGGAGCGGCTCAGACGCTCCGCTACTGGGACGGCGCGCAGTGGACCGAGCACACCAACCCGGCCCAGCAGGCTGATCCGGCCCAACAGGCCCAGGCCGCGCCGCGGATACCCCAGCAGCCGGCCGGACCGGATCCGCGCGTGCAGCGGCAGGTGCAGCAGCAGGCCGGGGTCGCCGGGGGCGGCCCCGGCGGCGGCAGCCTGTTCACCGAGCCGGTGCTGGTGGTGAACCAGAAGGCCAAGCTGATCGAGCTGACCAACGAGTACACGGTCATGGATCAGAACGGCAACCAGCTCGGCTCGGTCGTCCAGGTCGGGCAGAGCGCGCTGAAGAAGGCCCTGCGCTTCGTGGCCAGCATCGACCAGTTCATGACGCACAAGCTGGAGATCCGCGACGCCTACGGACAGCCGGTGCTGGTGCTGACCCGGCCCGCGAAGTTCCTCAAGTCCCGGGTGATCGTGCAGCGCCCGGACGGCTCGCCGGTGGGCGAGATCGTCCAGCAGAACATGATCGGCAAGATCAACTTCGCGATGAACGTGAACGGCCAGCAGGTCGGCGCGATCAAGGCGGAGAACTGGCGGGCCTGGAACTTCGCGATCGTCGACCACGCCGAGAACGAGGTCGCCCGGATCACCAAGACCTGGGAAGGCCTCGCCAAGACGATGTTCACGACCGCCGACAACTATGTCCTGCAGATCCACTACCAGCTGACCGAGCCGCTGCTGAGCCTCGTCGTGGCCACGGCCCTGACCGTCGACACCGCGCTCAAGCAGGACTCGCGCGGGCTGGGCTGA